From a single Nicotiana tomentosiformis chromosome 2, ASM39032v3, whole genome shotgun sequence genomic region:
- the LOC138904578 gene encoding uncharacterized protein has protein sequence MFEAWERFEEIVQKCQHSRIELWMQLQDFWDGLTPASRRTLRNAAGGPLIKKTPEEIVTILDELFEDANQWPSKIAERRRSTSVYQVDANTSVHVHLDAMAKEIRKLILASIHSESHAACHICGRGHPTHECQASIEEVNAIGNYNFNAMAEAAVPTSTFHSAWLEDLIKSFIVKTDERLDAHGAAIKELGTGLRNLEKQVGQIAIVLSERISSTLPVDTKRNPKETINALKNEVDKEKKGKKRAEKKKKEETSRMEESNESEHMPALPFSQKLYRERLDKQFERFLEMLRQEILIKKRKIKETSVVKRSTILQNKLPQKKLGNELGEIRFHSDEYGGEQGDTPNIRKTILTNG, from the exons atgtttgaagcttgggagaggtttgaGGAGATAGTACAAAAATGTCAACATAgcagaattgaactctggatgcaactccaggatttttgggacgGATTGACACCAGCCTCACGCAGAACATTGAGAAATGCAGCTGGAGGTCCATTGATAAAGAAGACTCCAGaagagatagtcacaattctagatgagttatttgaggatgcaaatcagtggccctctaaaattgctgaaagaagaagatcaactagtGTTTACCAAGTTGACGCTAACACATCGGTGCATGTACATCTTGATGCCATGgccaaggaaataaggaagctgaTCTTAGCTTCAATACACAGTGAGTCCCATGCAGCATGCcacatatgtggaagaggacaccctactcatgagtgtcaagcctcaattgaggaaGTTAATGCTATcgggaattataacttcaatgcaatgg CCGAGGCCGCAGTTCCAACTTCAACATTCCACTCAGCCTGGCTAGAAGATCTAATAAAGTCCTTTattgtcaagacagatgagagattagatgctcatggggcagctatcaaagaacttggcactgGTTTGCGAAATTTGGAGAAGCAAGTGGGGCAAATTGCAATTGTATTGTCCGAGAGAATCTCAAGCACTCTACCAGTTGACACTAAAAGAAACCCCAAAGAAACGATAAATGCT ctgaaaaatgaagttgataagGAGAAGAAAGGTAAGAAAagagctgagaaaaagaagaaggaggaaacttcaagaatggaggaatctaatgagagcgagcatatgcctgctttaccCTTTTCCCAAAAGTTATATAGAGAAaggctggacaagcagtttgagagattctTAGAGATGTtgagacag gagatccttataaagaaaagaaagatcAAGGAGACATCAGTAGTTAAGCGCAGtacaatcttgcaaaacaaactcccacaaaa gaaattggggaatgagcttggagagataag atttcatagtgatgaatatggaggagaacaaggagatACTCCTAAtattaggaagaccattcttaccAACGGGTAG